The stretch of DNA GCTTCTCAAGGTTGGTCAACATAGGTGGTAAAAACAAGTTCTTAAAGCATATCTTGGAAATATTCGCCTTGTTCATGTTAACAGGTGTATTCTCAACTATGCTCTTACCTGAAACCAAAGGAAGGACTTTGGAGGATTTATCTCAAGAATCTCAAGATCACTTCGTACATGATACGAATGTCTCCCCATCGACGTCACCTTTGCAAAAAGGTCAAGGGAGCGATTCGAATTATGCAGAGGAAGATCCTAGATTAGCTGTTCAAGTATAACCCTTGAAGCTTGGAATGAAGGCAACAAAAAAGATAAGGGAAAAACACTTTACAGTTAGACAAAACCGTTCGATCCAATTTACACACTCTCGCTTCAactttcactttctcccTGATGATCCATGTCTACCTGCCACAACCGTTTTAGATAGATTCAGTCACATTATCCAGGCCTATCATATTTATAATATACTTTGCGTTGAGTATGGAGAGTAGATTTCGTTTTGACCATATCACAATACATGTCATGCATGTTCTAAACATCGATCGTCCTTGATACTGTAGCATGCCAGTTCGTCCCAAGAAGATATGAGTTGAATAACAGGAGCGATCATCAGCCCAGACGCTCCTTATGCTGGCCATTGCACATGCTGCCGTACAAATGTATTTCGTTGCAtattcctttcctttcaaGCACAGTTACCCATATAGACAAAATCATACAATTTACACAACACCAAGAAATCAAGATAAAATCGGAGATAGGTATGAGACGAACAAAGCAAAAGCAATGTTAGGGACAGAGAACATGGTCGATCGACAACAAGTAAAGGGTAAAATGAAAACGGAAGTATCTTGAGCATCCTCATAACGATACTGTGTCGTGAAGCGTAtgtatgatcatcatcaacggATCTCTCTCTAACCCTCTTTAGCGACTAATTCGACAGCTTCAGTGAAGATCTTCATGGCtctatccatctcttcttcatttaCAGTCAAAGCAGGGATGAATCTGATTGTGTCGAATGCGGAGGTAGTCAAAACCAACAGATCCTTGTTGAGACAATATTCTTGAACTCGTTTACCAATGTTCTTAGGTACACTTGAGCCTTCAGGTAATCCTTCCAAAGTACATTTATCGGAGTTGTTTCTGAATTCTACAGCAGTCATCAATCCCATACCTCTAACATCCGAAATGAGATGTTTGGTTTTCTCGCCCTGAGCAAGTCCATTGAGAACGTTGAATAATTGTTTAGATCGAACTTCGACGTTTTGAGCAATTTCACCTGATTGGTAGACTTCCTGAGCTGCTACACCTGCTGCGCACGCTACGGCATTGCCAGAGTAGGTACCTCCCATGGAACCAACGTCGAGTTTACCCATGATTTCCTTGTTGGAGGCGATACCTGAGATGGGGAAACCGTTGGCTACTCCTTTGGCGAAAACGAGGATATCAGGTCGGAGTTCAGGGACGATCTGTTCGATAGCGAAGTATGAACCAGTTCGGAAGAAACCTGATTGAACTTCGTCGATGACAAGTAAGATACCGTGCTTGTCACACACTTCTCGGAGGTGTCGAAGGAAAGCTGGTGGGACGGGGACATAACCACTATATGACAGAAAACgaaacatcagctcatcgcCTTTAAGCTCACAAATGATCACTTTTTTACTCGCCCTTCACCTTGGACGGGTTCGATGAAGATAGCAGCTACATCCTTGGGGTTGACTTGTTGTCTGAGGATCAAGTCAAGTTGGTGTTGAGCCAATCGGACGAGTTCTTCCTCTGAGGTAGAAGGGTTCACACCGAGTTGATGCCAGTATGGGAAAGCAGATGAGAATACACCGGGCTAAACACACAAACCGACAGAGATCAGCCTCGTGTGTCCTTTGACGATCTATGACATTGCAAATATCAAATGGACAAGTGGTGTGATATGACGACAAACGTCCTTTGAGAGCCCAGACAATCAGAAGATAAGAGAATAAGAagtactcaccatcaaaggaCCTGTACCTTGTGTGTAAATAGGTTTAGATCTAGTCAAAGCACCTGAACCCATCGTTCGACCGTGGTAAGCACCCGAAAAGACAATCATGTTTTGTCTGCCTGTAGCTTGTCTGGCTACCTTGATGGCTGCCTCGATGGCTTCTGAACCAGAgttccagaagaagaattgatcaAGCGATGGATGAGGCATAGCGGGGAGAAGTCGGTCAATGAGTTGGAGGTATGGAGCGTGGAATGAGATGGAGCATTGTAAGTGGACGAGGGAGTTGACTTGCTCAGCGGCGGCTCGAGATACGTGAGGGTGACAGCTATCAGGAAATGATTATTAGTGAACATTCGAATCTTCGTATGATAACAGAGCGGATAATCTCTCGACGATAATTGTCATGCGATTTGAAAATCGACGATTGTCACTCACTGTCCAAGGTTGGTCACTCCGATACCAGCAGTGAAATCCAATAATTTCTTTCCATCTGCAGTGTACAAATCCaatccttcacctttgacGATCACATGGTCTCTCAATCTACCTAGACCGTGACATACGTGATCACGTCCGAATTCGGCCCACTGAGCAGCGGTCTTGACGGCAATTGGCATATCGtctgattgtgattgttgttgttcttgagCAAGAGCAGAGtttgttgatgaagaagaggagatgaatgCTTTGGCACTAGTGGTTGATATAGGTTTGATGATAACTCTGGGAAGAGTGCTCAATGACGAAGTAAAGATCCGAGACATAATGGAGAGAAAAAGACTTCCAACCGAAAGGAGATGGGGGGCCAACAAATGAAAGGATTATATATGTGTTATTTTTGGATGATTTCCAACCGAAGGAAGAAAAAGCGAAATCGAGAAGACCTCGTCTATAAGATTAATGCTAGATGGCTTCTTCCTTATCCGTCTGGTGGAGCCCAAAAGGTCAAATAATTTGAAGAAATTTGACCTTTTCCAGTTTTAGTTAATCCGTATCGATgtaaatgatgatgatgtacttGTGATCCTCGTTTAGAGCGAGACGAGGTAAAACGTTTCAAAGGCGTAATAGACTAAAGTGCGTGGTGATCACAGGAAGCAACAGACCTACTACCACGATTTGTTATCTCTCTAATCCCATCAAACGCTTAAACCTCCACTCGGAGTGCACCAAAAATAAATAAACGCCCAATTGGAGCACGAGCATCACCTTGAGCAGGCGTCGGCTATCTCCTGTACCTCTATGGATTCTGGGAAGACCTCGCTTACAGAGGTTGCCCGGTAGAATTCCGTAAGGCGTCTTGAAATTTATCTGACCTTTTTGAAGCAAAAGGTCAAATTCCAAGATTTCTGGATTGGCGATTTCACTTTGAGAGAATTACGAAATACTCGTGTGAGTAGTTCCTGTAGGGCTCCGTACGTATGCCTTCTTGTATTTCTTGCATTTCTTGCTTAATACCGATTCATCAATTCCGCGATCCCGGTGGCGATCAATGGTTAGATGGtaattgatggtgattgacTGATGGATGCGGGCCGGATTAGCCTGTGCGTTGTGTATATCTTGATCCTGCAACTCCGAGTGTGTACTCCGcaatcatcacatcaatcaatttgAGAAAAACACGTTGCTTGATTGATTGGCGTTCATGTGCCTGTCCCGTAGTGTGTGGGCGTGTGCACTCCACCAAAAAGGAAGTATACTAAACTGCCTCTTCACTTGGTACGAATGTCATTGTTGATTGACTGATTAGATCAAGTAGACTGAGTGGATCAATCGCaattgatatgatcaacAATCGAACTAGGCTATCACCTCGAGCCtcacaatcaatcaatcaacgaACGAATATATCGAACACCATCGGATCGCCATCTTTACAGATTGACTCGCGTTTCCTCTTACTGACCGTCCACTTTGTGCGTTGATCCTCAAATCTGAGACTAAGAATGAAAACATCAATCTTCAACTGTGATTCAACTGAAAGTCATGCATGGTGTGATTTTTTTTCTACATTTTTGACCTAGTCTATCCACAAATCCTATAATCAGAGAAGATACGTGGTACTGTACGTTGACTGAAGCTCAGCCAgctcctcttcacccaattgATCTCCAGCTATCACACCAGCCATTTGACCCTGCGCGAGACTCAACGTGACATTCGCAGCTGCCGATCCGGAATTTCCAGCCCAGAACAGTCCTCTGACGGGTGTCCGAGGATCATCGCCCATCCGAGGTGGCAATCCCGTAGCTCCAGATCCCGAGGCAGGTGGTCCAGGAATTGTGCCCCATGCTTGGAGCTTATCACCTAGTAGCTCTTCGGTGAGTAACGGTGCGGAATGTTCGGAGGGAGTGAATTTCTCGGGGAAGAGTAACATCGCTGGGACGCTGATTGTGGATTTGTCGGTGAATGTAATAATCAAATGGGATTTTGAGCTGTCTTCGAGGATGGACTGAATAGGGGTGGAAATGATCTGATATCTGGTTGGTTTTATCATGAACATCCATGTCAGTTTTCGGTGATTTCAAAGTTTACATTTGACCGTTGCATGGATTGGATACTCACCCTAATTTCTTCAACAGATCAAGcttaccttccaatcccgcatctttccttccctcaAGGGTATTGACATCCATTCCATGGGTCAAAACATATCTATAAGTATGATTCAGGTTCTTCCAGAGCTTCAGCATCGTCTCAACCAgtttctcattcatcattctATTGGCTTTTGTGAACAAAAAGGCAAAGGGAGCATTGGCAGTTTCGGTACCGTGGCAGAATATGCAGTGGATAATCCTTTTACCCCATTGTTCTTTGACACCTATACAGATTGACATGAAGGAAAGTACAGGTCAGTATTGTCCGTACGTCGTCTTAGCTTTGTTGAGTGAGGTACGCTGTCTAGTTCTCTGTCTtaggatgaggatgaggatgaggatgaggatgaggatgtatgaGATAGGATAGACTGCTCACCTTCAATATCAGGCAAATGATCTTTAATACCCGTAGCCAACACAACTTTCTTCGCAACGATCAACTTCCCCTCACTATCCAAAGCTTCAAACGCATGTCCATGTTGGATATCATCCAACTTTCTTAGATTCGTTATTAAGCCGTTCCTAAATTCCAATGTATCGCTATAAAATCCTTCTAAATCACCTCTCACCTTGTGCTTGAAATCTTTGGGATTACCACCCTCGAACCCTGCGATGGTATGCGAATGTTCGACTACCTCGTTTCGATATAAACCGGAATCGTATAGGAGACATGATCGTTTAAGTCGAGAGATAGTTGTTGCTGCTCCCAGACCTGCTGGTCCAC from Kwoniella europaea PYCC6329 chromosome 2, complete sequence encodes:
- a CDS encoding 4-aminobutyrate transaminase, which translates into the protein MSRIFTSSLSTLPRVIIKPISTTSAKAFISSSSSTNSALAQEQQQSQSDDMPIAVKTAAQWAEFGRDHVCHGLGRLRDHVIVKGEGLDLYTADGKKLLDFTAGIGVTNLGHCHPHVSRAAAEQVNSLVHLQCSISFHAPYLQLIDRLLPAMPHPSLDQFFFWNSGSEAIEAAIKVARQATGRQNMIVFSGAYHGRTMGSGALTRSKPIYTQGTGPLMPGVFSSAFPYWHQLGVNPSTSEEELVRLAQHQLDLILRQQVNPKDVAAIFIEPVQGEGGYVPVPPAFLRHLREVCDKHGILLVIDEVQSGFFRTGSYFAIEQIVPELRPDILVFAKGVANGFPISGIASNKEIMGKLDVGSMGGTYSGNAVACAAGVAAQEVYQSGEIAQNVEVRSKQLFNVLNGLAQGEKTKHLISDVRGMGLMTAVEFRNNSDKCTLEGLPEGSSVPKNIGKRVQEYCLNKDLLVLTTSAFDTIRFIPALTVNEEEMDRAMKIFTEAVELVAKEG